One part of the Arachidicoccus terrestris genome encodes these proteins:
- a CDS encoding phosphoribosylpyrophosphate synthetase: MKNYETVSEAVNDLNKRGYTHDFNLGEDCLVCGEVLSLSPDEFEIDEVYRFEGMTDPGDEMIIYAISSRKGDEKGILVNGYGLYEDRDSSVIMKKLRIHEG, encoded by the coding sequence ATGAAAAATTACGAAACAGTTTCTGAAGCCGTCAATGATTTAAACAAAAGGGGCTATACCCATGACTTTAATCTGGGAGAAGATTGCCTGGTTTGCGGAGAAGTTCTCTCTTTATCTCCTGATGAGTTTGAAATTGATGAGGTATACCGATTTGAGGGAATGACAGATCCGGGTGATGAAATGATCATCTATGCCATTTCTTCCAGAAAAGGAGACGAGAAAGGGATTCTTGTAAATGGATATGGTCTTTATGAAGACAGGGACAGCTCTGTTATCA